The Euphorbia lathyris chromosome 2, ddEupLath1.1, whole genome shotgun sequence genome includes a window with the following:
- the LOC136217619 gene encoding WRKY transcription factor 23-like — protein MEAKEPLKIENHILGSSTFPALFDNMCEEYQDRNSLGFMELLGMHDFGASMFDVLEVPSSSITNPLFTKMESSSSEVFNQPATPNSSSVSSASSEALNDDQQVKLSDIEEEDEEQQQKTKKELKTKKTNQKRQREPRFAFMTKSEVDHLEDGYRWRKYGQKAVKNSPFPRSYYRCTTSSCNVKKRVERSFNDPTIVVTTYEGQHTHPSPVMPRPSFIGAVSDSDSYTQRRLSSLYQHHQQQHQQQQQQTSPFLNSFSPNLGYGNSYINNGSTVISTFLHHEHQKRYCTTPTRSALLEEDHGLLQDVVPSHMLKEE, from the exons ATGGAAGCCAAAGAACCTCTGAAGATTGAGAATCATATTCTTGGATCCTCAACATTTCCTGCTCTTTTTGACAATATGTGTGAAGAATACCAAGATAGGAACTCTTTAGGGTTTATGGAGTTACTTGGTATGCATGATTTTGGTGCTTCTATGTTTGATGTCTTAGAGGTTCCATCATCTTCAATTACTAATCCACTTTTTACAAAGATGGAATCATCTTCATCTGAGGTGTTTAATCAGCCTGCTACTCCTAATTCTTCTTCTGTTTCTTCTGCTTCAAGTGAGGCTTTGAATGATGATCAACAAGTTAAGCTTTCTGAcattgaggaagaagatgaggaacagCAACAAAAGACCAAGAAAGA GTTGAAGACGAAGAAGACAAATCAGAAAAGACAGAGAGAACCGAGATTTGCATTCATGACAAAGAGCGAAGTTGATCATCTGGAAGATGGGTACAGATGGAGAAAGTACGGTCAAAAAGCTGTGAAAAATAGCCCCTTTCCTAG GAGTTACTAccgttgcaccacttcctcctGTAATGTCAAGAAGAGAGTAGAAAGATCTTTCAATGATCCAACCATAGTTGTAACAACATACGAAGGTCAACACACACATCCTAGTCCAGTCATGCCTCGTCCCAGCTTTATTGGAGCTGTTTCAGACTCTGATTCTTATACACAAAGAAGATTATCATCTCTCTATCAACACCATCAGCAGCAGCATcaacagcagcagcagcaaaCAAGCCCTTTTCTCAATAGCTTCTCACCCAATTTGGGGTATGGTAATAGTTACATTAATAATGGAAGTACTGTAATTAGTACTTTTCTTCATCATGAACATCAAAAACGCTATTGCACTACTCCTACTAGGTCTGCTTTGCTTGAAGAAGATCATGGTCTTCTGCAAGATGTGGTTCCTTCACATA